The following proteins are co-located in the Pseudarthrobacter siccitolerans genome:
- the cobA gene encoding uroporphyrinogen-III C-methyltransferase produces the protein MAIQDIYPTALRLLGRAVLVVGGGPVAARRAKGLLDAGARVTVVAPDASTALQELADAGLLTWEQRTYRPSDVDGVWFVQTATGDSAVDAQVSADAEAQRVWCVNASDHEASAAWTPAVAEVDDVKIAVNAGGDPRRAMAVRDAVATALETGDLPLRRRRAARNGSVALVGGGPGDTGLITVRGRRLLGQADVVVADRLGPRELLNELAPDVRVIEVGKTPGHHPVPQSEINRILVEEALKGHRVVRLKGGDPYVLGRGGEEAEYCRQHGVEVEVVSGVTSAISVPAAAGIPVTHRGLAKGFSVVTGHEELSEVPARPDHTVVLLMGVGQLRESASALGKAGLPAGTPVGIVENGYLPNQRVTIGTLGSIADQAEAAGVANPAVIVIGDVVRVSPFAPAHFKTADYGTTTPNSPRKTVLTT, from the coding sequence ATGGCAATTCAGGATATCTACCCCACAGCGCTGCGGTTATTGGGCCGCGCCGTGCTGGTGGTGGGCGGCGGCCCGGTGGCTGCGCGCCGCGCCAAGGGGCTGCTCGACGCCGGTGCCCGGGTCACCGTCGTGGCTCCGGATGCCTCCACCGCACTCCAGGAACTGGCCGACGCCGGCCTCCTCACCTGGGAGCAGCGCACCTACCGTCCGTCCGACGTCGACGGCGTCTGGTTCGTCCAGACCGCAACCGGCGATTCCGCCGTGGACGCCCAGGTCTCCGCCGACGCCGAGGCGCAACGCGTCTGGTGCGTCAATGCCTCCGACCATGAAGCGTCCGCCGCCTGGACCCCCGCCGTCGCAGAAGTCGACGACGTGAAGATCGCCGTGAACGCCGGGGGAGACCCGCGCCGCGCCATGGCCGTGCGCGACGCCGTCGCCACCGCCCTCGAAACCGGGGACCTGCCGCTCCGCCGCCGCCGCGCAGCCCGCAACGGCTCCGTTGCGCTGGTGGGTGGCGGCCCCGGCGATACCGGCCTCATTACCGTCCGCGGCCGCCGGCTCCTGGGCCAGGCCGACGTCGTGGTCGCAGACCGCCTGGGCCCCCGCGAACTGCTCAATGAGCTGGCACCGGATGTCCGCGTCATCGAGGTTGGCAAAACTCCGGGCCACCACCCCGTGCCGCAGTCGGAGATCAACCGGATCCTCGTTGAGGAAGCCCTCAAGGGCCACCGCGTGGTCCGGCTCAAGGGCGGCGACCCCTACGTCCTGGGCCGCGGCGGCGAGGAAGCCGAATACTGCCGGCAGCACGGCGTCGAGGTTGAAGTGGTTTCCGGTGTCACCTCCGCGATCTCCGTTCCCGCCGCCGCCGGTATCCCGGTGACCCACCGCGGCCTGGCTAAGGGCTTCAGCGTGGTGACCGGCCACGAGGAACTCTCCGAGGTTCCGGCCCGCCCGGACCACACCGTGGTGCTGCTGATGGGTGTGGGCCAGCTGCGCGAATCCGCGTCCGCCCTGGGCAAAGCCGGCCTTCCTGCCGGCACCCCGGTTGGTATCGTGGAGAACGGTTACCTGCCGAACCAGCGCGTCACCATCGGCACGCTCGGTTCCATTGCGGACCAGGCGGAAGCCGCCGGTGTGGCCAACCCGGCAGTCATAGTCATCGGTGACGTGGTGCGCGTGAGCCCGTTCGCGCCGGCGCACTTCAAAACCGCTGACTACGGCACCACCACCCCGAACAGCCCCCGCAAGACCGTCCTCACCACCTAG
- a CDS encoding ABC transporter permease, giving the protein MPSKSLSGSAPDAAPAPSPDRFRPADEAAGSGSGTGLPEARKLASGPAADSLDATPQTRHVHAALTRSSTGHEDLRELESGLDSLQSDADRKHRVDWSRVLLPIAALVALVLIWQFYVSLGVKRRDLVPGPLDVVTQMGVLWSDGKLQEAVWTSMQRGVVGFLISVAIATPVGLLLAQVAPLRRAFGPLISGLQVLPSVAWVPAAIIWFGLTDATVYFVIFMGAIPSIINGLISGVDQIPPQYRRVGTVLGASRLQMALQIILPAALPGYLSGLKQGWAFSWRSLMAAEIIAVGGTIGFGLGSLLDQGRVLSDMTVVMAAILLILAVGILIELLVFAPIEKRLLRSRGLLSGSTR; this is encoded by the coding sequence ATGCCAAGTAAGTCTCTGTCCGGCTCCGCGCCCGATGCCGCCCCCGCCCCTTCGCCGGACCGCTTTCGTCCTGCGGACGAAGCGGCCGGCTCAGGCAGCGGCACCGGCCTTCCCGAAGCTCGCAAGCTCGCGTCGGGTCCCGCGGCCGATTCCTTAGATGCCACTCCTCAGACCAGGCACGTTCATGCCGCTTTGACCCGGTCTTCCACCGGGCATGAGGACCTGCGGGAACTTGAGTCCGGGCTGGACTCGCTGCAGTCCGACGCTGACCGCAAACACCGGGTCGACTGGAGCCGCGTGCTCCTGCCCATCGCCGCCCTGGTGGCCCTCGTCCTGATCTGGCAGTTCTACGTCTCGCTTGGGGTGAAGCGCCGCGACCTGGTGCCCGGTCCGCTGGACGTGGTGACCCAGATGGGCGTGCTCTGGAGTGACGGCAAACTGCAGGAAGCCGTCTGGACTTCGATGCAGCGCGGGGTTGTCGGGTTCCTGATCAGCGTGGCCATCGCAACGCCGGTGGGTCTGCTGCTGGCCCAGGTGGCTCCGCTGCGCAGAGCTTTTGGACCGCTGATATCCGGCCTGCAGGTGCTGCCCTCCGTGGCGTGGGTTCCGGCGGCCATCATCTGGTTCGGCCTTACCGATGCCACCGTGTACTTCGTGATCTTTATGGGCGCCATTCCCTCCATCATCAACGGGCTCATTTCCGGCGTGGACCAGATCCCGCCGCAGTACCGACGGGTTGGTACCGTCCTGGGTGCATCGCGGCTCCAGATGGCGCTGCAGATCATCCTGCCCGCCGCCTTGCCGGGATACCTGAGTGGCCTTAAGCAAGGCTGGGCCTTCTCGTGGCGCTCGCTCATGGCTGCGGAAATCATCGCGGTGGGCGGCACCATCGGCTTCGGCCTGGGCTCGCTGCTGGACCAGGGCCGCGTGCTGTCCGACATGACCGTGGTCATGGCGGCAATCCTGCTGATCCTCGCCGTTGGCATCCTCATTGAACTGCTGGTTTTCGCGCCCATTGAGAAGCGCCTCCTGCGGAGCCGAGGCCTTCTCTCCGGCAGCACCCGCTAG
- a CDS encoding ABC transporter ATP-binding protein — translation MPVVLENLGKRFGDGAPVLDDVNANIGQGEFVALLGASGCGKSTLLNIIAGLEAPTSGALEVPSDGAAFMFQDAALFPWLTARENIELALKLRGMGKAERKAKAQELLELVHLGSAGDKRPHELSGGMRQRVSLARSLAQDRQLLLMDEPFAALDAITRDLLHDELERIWKETGRTIVFVTHNVREAVRLGQRVLLLSSRPGRVVQEWAVTEEHRTDAGLAGQLTGVITARLREEIRRHAK, via the coding sequence ATGCCAGTCGTACTGGAAAACCTGGGCAAGCGCTTCGGCGACGGCGCCCCGGTGCTGGACGACGTCAACGCCAACATCGGCCAGGGCGAGTTCGTAGCCCTCCTCGGTGCCTCCGGCTGCGGCAAATCCACCCTGCTGAACATCATCGCGGGACTCGAGGCGCCGACGTCGGGCGCCCTCGAAGTGCCCAGCGACGGTGCCGCCTTTATGTTCCAGGACGCCGCGCTGTTCCCCTGGCTCACGGCCCGGGAGAACATCGAACTGGCCCTGAAGCTGCGCGGCATGGGCAAGGCCGAGCGCAAGGCGAAGGCGCAGGAGCTCCTCGAGCTGGTGCACCTTGGCAGCGCGGGGGACAAGCGCCCGCACGAGCTGTCCGGCGGCATGCGCCAGCGTGTGTCCCTGGCCCGGTCGCTGGCCCAGGACCGGCAGCTGCTGCTGATGGACGAGCCGTTCGCCGCACTGGACGCCATCACCCGCGACCTGCTGCACGACGAACTGGAACGCATCTGGAAGGAAACCGGGCGCACCATCGTCTTTGTCACCCACAACGTCCGCGAAGCTGTCCGGCTGGGCCAGCGCGTGCTGCTGCTGTCCTCCCGCCCGGGCCGCGTTGTTCAGGAATGGGCAGTCACCGAGGAACACCGAACCGACGCCGGGCTTGCCGGCCAGCTGACCGGGGTCATCACCGCCCGGCTGCGTGAGGAGATTCGCCGCCATGCCAAGTAA
- a CDS encoding ABC transporter substrate-binding protein, whose translation MTRIVAGESAVPQRKRAIEAALAIGLVLLIALGAVVASTVSRNTEAQAVEPTAAAELKLGYFGNVTHAPALVGIKEGFLAEALGSTALSTETFNAGPAAIEALNAGAIDAAYIGPNPAINSFVKSQGESVRIIAGAAAGGAQLVVRPEISSAAELKGKTLASPQLGGTQDVALRAWLADQGYKTNVDGSGDVAINPTENAQTLKLFQDGKLDGAWLPEPWASRLVLQAGAKVLVDEKDLWDGTGTGKPGEFPTTVLIVNQKFAAGHPDTVKALLAGHAKSVAWLNEAPAEQKAAVINAGLQESAGAALADDVLARSLSNITFTLDPLAGSYPRLLQDGVEAGTTKQAEINGLFDLQPLNDVIDDGGSGTDPVSAAGLGQN comes from the coding sequence ATGACCCGCATCGTGGCAGGCGAAAGCGCGGTCCCCCAGCGCAAGCGTGCCATTGAGGCTGCCCTGGCCATTGGGCTGGTCCTGCTGATCGCCCTCGGCGCCGTGGTGGCATCCACTGTTTCCCGCAACACCGAGGCCCAGGCCGTTGAACCTACGGCCGCCGCAGAACTGAAGCTGGGCTACTTCGGCAACGTCACGCACGCCCCCGCACTGGTGGGCATCAAGGAGGGCTTCCTGGCCGAGGCCCTGGGCAGCACCGCGCTCAGCACCGAGACCTTCAACGCCGGTCCGGCGGCCATCGAGGCACTGAACGCCGGCGCCATCGACGCCGCCTACATCGGCCCCAACCCGGCCATCAACTCCTTCGTCAAGAGCCAGGGCGAGTCCGTCAGGATCATCGCCGGGGCTGCTGCCGGCGGCGCGCAGCTGGTGGTTAGGCCGGAGATCAGCTCGGCTGCGGAGCTCAAGGGCAAGACCTTGGCGTCCCCGCAGCTGGGCGGTACGCAGGACGTTGCCCTGCGCGCCTGGCTCGCGGACCAGGGCTACAAAACGAACGTGGACGGCAGCGGCGACGTCGCCATCAACCCCACGGAGAACGCCCAGACGCTGAAGCTGTTCCAGGACGGAAAGCTCGACGGCGCGTGGTTGCCTGAGCCCTGGGCGTCACGCCTGGTGCTCCAGGCCGGAGCGAAGGTGTTGGTGGACGAAAAGGACCTGTGGGACGGCACCGGTACGGGCAAACCCGGCGAGTTCCCCACCACCGTTCTGATCGTGAACCAGAAGTTCGCAGCCGGCCACCCGGACACCGTGAAGGCGCTCCTGGCCGGCCACGCAAAATCGGTGGCCTGGCTGAACGAAGCCCCCGCTGAACAGAAGGCCGCCGTCATCAACGCTGGCCTGCAGGAATCTGCCGGCGCAGCCCTTGCTGACGACGTCCTCGCGCGGTCCCTCAGCAACATCACCTTCACCCTGGACCCGCTGGCCGGAAGCTACCCCCGGCTGCTGCAGGACGGTGTGGAGGCCGGCACCACCAAGCAGGCCGAGATCAACGGACTCTTCGACCTCCAGCCGCTGAACGACGTCATCGACGACGGCGGCAGCGGTACGGATCCGGTTTCCGCCGCCGGCCTCGGCCAAAACTGA
- a CDS encoding Hpt domain-containing protein, with translation MIQGNGYAPLLDPSVLEKLREELEDDEGVWKVFVQNFIGQLPERNEKLRQALTTGDVNGAMDAVLSLKTSSEMVGAERLAGLAINLEQALRYEILNADPAVALPHLAAAHLRRINQCSRQTAYLLQAALRGKPDRD, from the coding sequence GTGATCCAGGGCAACGGATACGCGCCCCTCCTGGACCCATCCGTCCTGGAAAAGCTGCGCGAAGAACTCGAAGACGACGAGGGCGTCTGGAAAGTGTTCGTGCAAAACTTCATCGGACAACTGCCGGAACGGAATGAGAAGCTGCGGCAGGCCCTCACCACAGGTGATGTCAACGGAGCCATGGATGCTGTCCTCAGCCTCAAGACTTCCAGCGAAATGGTCGGGGCCGAACGGCTGGCAGGCCTGGCCATCAATCTTGAGCAGGCCCTGCGGTACGAGATCCTCAACGCTGATCCGGCCGTGGCGCTGCCCCATCTGGCCGCGGCCCACCTCCGGCGGATCAACCAGTGCAGCCGGCAGACGGCCTACCTCCTGCAGGCGGCCCTGCGGGGGAAGCCTGACCGGGATTGA
- a CDS encoding RtcB family protein, with translation MQTLSPKLLNWASILDDLTREQAVMTAGLPFIYPHLALMPDAHLGRGATVGSVIPTLHAIIPAAVGVDIGCGMIAVRTQYSLADLPKDRKKLRENIERAVPLSAGHNNRTVLPTAEPRIAELKQLAAKSGFNPAEYVAKWELQLGSLGSGNHFIEVCADEADAVWLFLHSGSRGIGNKIAQHHIAVAQHVSRKNQIHLPHPDLAYLDEGTPQFDRYMAELRWAQHFALLNREEMMDRVIAQFGHWVGGRVQERERINCHHNFTQQETHYGRSVWVSRKGAIQAGPGDPGLIPGSMGTASYVVEGLGNPASLNSSPHGAGREYSRNAARRTFTLDELKKAMRGIEFRVSEAFIDEIPAAYKPIDQVMQDAADLVKVRHKLRQLINVKGN, from the coding sequence ATGCAAACCCTCAGCCCGAAGCTCCTGAACTGGGCTTCGATCCTGGATGACCTGACGCGGGAGCAGGCCGTGATGACCGCCGGGCTGCCGTTTATCTATCCGCACCTGGCCCTCATGCCCGACGCCCACCTGGGCAGGGGCGCCACGGTGGGCTCAGTGATTCCCACGCTGCACGCGATCATCCCCGCGGCGGTGGGGGTGGACATCGGCTGCGGCATGATTGCCGTCCGGACGCAGTACTCGCTGGCGGACCTCCCGAAGGACCGGAAGAAACTCCGTGAAAACATTGAACGGGCTGTTCCGCTGTCCGCGGGGCACAACAACAGGACTGTGCTGCCTACTGCTGAACCGCGGATCGCCGAACTGAAGCAACTGGCCGCCAAATCCGGGTTCAACCCCGCCGAGTACGTGGCCAAATGGGAGCTGCAGCTGGGATCCCTTGGCTCGGGCAACCACTTCATCGAGGTCTGTGCCGATGAGGCCGATGCGGTCTGGCTGTTCCTGCACTCCGGGTCCCGCGGCATCGGCAACAAAATTGCCCAGCACCACATCGCAGTCGCCCAGCACGTGTCACGGAAAAACCAGATCCACTTGCCCCACCCGGACCTCGCCTACCTCGACGAGGGCACGCCGCAGTTTGACCGCTACATGGCGGAGCTGCGCTGGGCCCAGCACTTCGCCCTCCTGAACCGGGAGGAAATGATGGACCGGGTCATCGCCCAGTTCGGCCACTGGGTGGGCGGCCGCGTGCAGGAACGCGAACGGATCAACTGCCACCACAACTTCACCCAGCAGGAGACCCACTACGGCAGGTCCGTCTGGGTATCCCGGAAAGGCGCCATCCAGGCCGGCCCCGGCGATCCTGGACTGATCCCCGGTTCCATGGGGACGGCGTCGTACGTGGTGGAAGGCCTGGGGAACCCCGCATCCCTGAACTCTTCGCCGCATGGGGCCGGCCGGGAGTACTCCCGCAACGCCGCCCGCAGGACCTTCACGCTGGACGAGCTGAAGAAGGCCATGCGCGGGATCGAGTTCCGGGTTTCTGAGGCGTTCATCGACGAAATCCCGGCCGCCTACAAACCCATCGACCAAGTGATGCAGGATGCCGCAGACCTCGTTAAGGTCCGGCACAAGCTTCGGCAACTGATTAACGTCAAGGGCAACTGA
- a CDS encoding SRPBCC family protein — protein MTPRLTPWRDIGAEEGDATVVNVQTQIHINRSRTEVADYAANPDNAPKWYVNIHKSQRLTTGPVGTGSKVAFTAKFLGREINYTYEFVEYVPGEKLVMRTAQGPFPMQTTYTWTDDDGGTRMSLGNTGNPAGFSRLAGLVMAPMIRRETRKDLQKLKTILEGRA, from the coding sequence GTGACTCCTAGGCTAACCCCGTGGCGTGACATCGGCGCAGAAGAAGGAGACGCAACCGTGGTGAACGTCCAGACCCAGATCCATATCAACCGATCGCGGACCGAGGTGGCGGACTACGCGGCCAACCCCGACAACGCACCGAAGTGGTACGTGAACATCCACAAGTCCCAGCGGCTGACCACGGGCCCTGTTGGCACAGGCTCAAAGGTGGCGTTCACCGCGAAGTTCCTGGGCCGGGAGATCAACTACACCTATGAGTTCGTGGAATACGTTCCGGGCGAGAAGCTGGTGATGCGCACCGCCCAGGGCCCGTTCCCCATGCAGACCACCTACACCTGGACGGACGACGACGGCGGGACCCGCATGAGCCTCGGCAACACCGGGAACCCCGCCGGTTTCTCCAGGCTGGCCGGGCTGGTCATGGCACCAATGATCCGCCGCGAAACCCGCAAGGACCTGCAGAAGCTCAAGACGATTCTCGAGGGGCGCGCTTAA
- a CDS encoding sulfate adenylyltransferase subunit 1, with the protein MSTDTLASELETALPTTLFRFATAGSVDDGKSTLVGRLLHDSKAILADTLDAVARTSADRGFGGDKGGIDLALLTDGLRAEREQGITIDVAYRYFATDRRSFILADCPGHVQYTKNTVTGASTADAVVVLIDARKGVLEQTRRHLSVLQLLRVAHVIVAVNKIDLVDFSESVFRDIEADVQQVGRELGLGSDGITDLLVVPVSALDGDNVVERSERTPWYTGPALLEVLETLPAADELESHLESFRFPVQLVIRPQGALAPDAVAAGLDVEAYRDYRAYAGQITEGSVKVGDKVSVLTPGQDPRTTTVVGIDFAGASLEEAAAPQSVAIRLAEEFDVARGDTIAAAGTVREASADLYASLCWLSPKPLREGQKVLVKHGTRTVQALVRSVGGKLDLATFKLEPASTLELNDIGNAQLRLAAPLPLENYLHHRRTGAFLVIDPLDGNTLAAGLVKDHPGDHEDERYSI; encoded by the coding sequence ATGAGCACCGACACTTTGGCTTCGGAGCTGGAGACAGCCCTGCCCACAACGCTCTTCCGGTTCGCCACCGCAGGATCAGTCGACGACGGCAAGTCCACTCTGGTGGGCCGCCTCCTTCACGATTCCAAGGCCATCCTGGCTGACACCCTCGACGCGGTGGCCCGCACCTCCGCGGACCGCGGGTTCGGCGGGGATAAGGGCGGCATCGACCTCGCCCTCCTGACCGACGGCCTGCGCGCCGAGCGCGAACAGGGCATCACCATCGACGTGGCCTACCGCTACTTCGCCACGGACCGCCGCAGCTTCATCCTGGCCGACTGCCCCGGGCACGTTCAGTACACCAAGAACACGGTGACCGGCGCGTCCACTGCAGATGCCGTCGTCGTACTCATTGACGCCCGCAAGGGTGTGCTGGAGCAGACCCGCCGGCACCTGTCCGTGCTGCAGCTGCTGCGCGTGGCGCACGTGATTGTGGCTGTGAACAAGATCGACCTGGTGGACTTCAGCGAGTCCGTGTTCCGGGACATCGAAGCCGACGTGCAGCAGGTGGGCCGCGAGCTGGGTCTCGGTTCAGACGGCATCACGGACCTGCTGGTGGTCCCGGTGTCCGCGCTCGACGGCGACAATGTGGTGGAGCGCTCCGAACGCACCCCCTGGTACACGGGACCGGCCCTGCTTGAGGTCCTCGAAACCCTTCCGGCCGCCGATGAACTGGAAAGCCACCTGGAAAGCTTCCGCTTCCCTGTGCAGCTGGTCATCCGCCCGCAGGGTGCCCTGGCTCCCGACGCCGTGGCCGCCGGCCTGGATGTAGAGGCCTACCGCGACTACCGCGCGTACGCCGGCCAGATCACCGAAGGCTCGGTCAAGGTGGGGGACAAGGTCTCCGTCCTGACCCCCGGCCAGGACCCCCGCACCACCACCGTAGTGGGCATCGACTTCGCCGGCGCCTCGCTGGAGGAAGCCGCCGCCCCGCAGTCGGTGGCCATCCGCCTTGCGGAGGAGTTCGACGTGGCCCGCGGTGACACCATCGCCGCTGCCGGCACAGTGCGGGAAGCTTCGGCCGACCTGTACGCATCGCTGTGCTGGCTGTCCCCGAAGCCTTTGCGTGAAGGCCAGAAGGTGCTGGTCAAGCACGGCACCCGTACCGTGCAGGCCCTGGTTCGCAGCGTTGGCGGCAAGCTGGACCTGGCAACCTTCAAGCTGGAACCGGCATCCACCCTGGAACTGAACGACATCGGCAACGCCCAGCTCCGGCTCGCCGCGCCGCTGCCGCTCGAAAACTACCTGCACCACCGCCGCACCGGCGCGTTCCTGGTGATCGACCCGCTGGACGGCAACACCCTGGCGGCCGGCCTGGTCAAGGACCACCCGGGCGACCACGAGGATGAGCGCTACTCGATCTGA
- the cysD gene encoding sulfate adenylyltransferase subunit CysD, whose product MSTFLTEETTQVTEAAVSTRLSSLDTLESEAIHIIREVVAEFEKPALLFSGGKDSVVMLHLATKAFWPGKVPFPVLHVDTGHNFPEVLDFRDRTVERLGLKLVVGSVQEFIDRGELAERADGTRNPLQTVPLLDAIQQNKFDAVFGGGRRDEDKARAKERILSLRDEFGQWDPRNQRPELWNLYNGRHTVGQHVRAFPISNWTELDIWRYIERENIELPGLYYAHEREVFARDGMWRAVGEVSQPLPHEDVITKTVRYRTVGDMSCTGAVESDAYTVSDVVVEVAASTLTERGATRADDRISEAAMEDRKKDGYF is encoded by the coding sequence ATGAGCACTTTCCTAACTGAGGAGACCACCCAGGTGACTGAAGCTGCCGTCTCCACGCGCCTGTCCAGCCTGGATACCCTCGAGTCTGAGGCCATCCACATCATCCGCGAAGTGGTTGCCGAGTTCGAGAAGCCCGCGCTCCTGTTCTCCGGCGGCAAGGACTCCGTGGTGATGCTGCACCTGGCCACCAAGGCCTTCTGGCCCGGCAAAGTTCCGTTCCCCGTGCTGCACGTGGACACCGGCCACAACTTCCCTGAGGTGCTCGACTTCCGCGACCGCACGGTGGAGCGACTGGGCCTGAAGCTCGTGGTGGGCTCCGTTCAGGAGTTCATTGACCGCGGCGAGCTCGCCGAGCGCGCCGACGGAACCCGCAACCCGCTGCAGACCGTCCCGCTGCTGGACGCCATCCAGCAGAACAAGTTCGACGCCGTGTTCGGCGGCGGCCGCCGCGACGAGGACAAGGCTCGCGCCAAGGAGCGCATCCTGAGCCTGCGTGACGAATTCGGCCAGTGGGACCCGCGCAACCAGCGCCCCGAACTGTGGAACCTCTACAACGGCCGTCACACCGTGGGCCAGCACGTCCGCGCGTTCCCCATCAGCAACTGGACCGAGCTGGACATCTGGCGTTATATCGAGCGCGAGAACATCGAGCTGCCCGGCCTGTACTACGCCCACGAGCGCGAGGTCTTCGCCCGCGACGGCATGTGGCGTGCGGTGGGCGAAGTTTCCCAGCCGCTCCCGCACGAGGACGTCATCACCAAGACCGTCCGCTACCGCACTGTGGGGGACATGTCCTGCACCGGCGCGGTGGAGTCTGACGCGTACACCGTGTCCGACGTCGTGGTTGAAGTCGCTGCCTCCACCCTCACCGAACGTGGCGCCACCCGTGCAGATGACCGCATCTCCGAGGCAGCCATGGAAGACCGCAAGAAGGACGGGTATTTCTAA
- a CDS encoding phosphoadenylyl-sulfate reductase codes for MVEPVETRKLRSKEELKDLAESGAAELGWDAPARDVIAWVERNFDLPAVAVACSMADAVLPALVADQLPGVDVLFLETGYHFPETYATRDEVAANLRVNVVDVLPENTVEQQDRLLGKDLFALDAAQCCALRKVAPLRRTLSGYELWFTGVRRDEAPTRTNTPLVTWDEANGLVKVNPVAAWTFDQLVQYSDDNLLPVNPLLSQGYPSIGCQPCTRKVAPGDDPRAGRWAGSDKTECGLHV; via the coding sequence GTGGTTGAGCCCGTCGAAACCCGGAAGCTTCGCAGCAAGGAAGAACTGAAGGACCTCGCCGAGTCAGGCGCTGCCGAGCTCGGCTGGGACGCGCCCGCCCGCGACGTGATCGCCTGGGTGGAGCGCAACTTCGACCTGCCCGCGGTCGCCGTCGCCTGCTCCATGGCCGACGCCGTCCTGCCGGCCCTGGTCGCGGACCAGCTGCCCGGCGTCGACGTCCTGTTCCTGGAGACCGGCTACCACTTCCCGGAAACCTACGCCACGCGCGACGAGGTGGCCGCCAACCTCCGCGTCAACGTGGTGGACGTGCTCCCGGAGAACACCGTGGAACAGCAGGACCGGCTCCTGGGCAAGGACCTTTTCGCCCTCGACGCCGCGCAGTGCTGCGCCCTCCGCAAGGTGGCTCCGCTGCGCCGCACCCTGTCCGGCTACGAACTGTGGTTTACCGGCGTCCGCCGCGACGAGGCCCCCACCCGCACCAACACGCCGCTGGTCACCTGGGACGAGGCCAACGGCCTGGTCAAGGTGAACCCGGTGGCTGCGTGGACCTTCGACCAGCTGGTGCAGTACTCGGACGACAACCTCCTGCCCGTCAACCCGCTGCTTTCCCAGGGCTACCCCTCCATTGGCTGCCAGCCCTGCACCCGCAAGGTGGCGCCCGGCGACGACCCCCGCGCCGGCCGCTGGGCAGGCTCCGACAAGACAGAATGCGGACTACACGTATGA